The following are encoded together in the Erwinia sp. E602 genome:
- a CDS encoding type II toxin-antitoxin system HicB family antitoxin: MPSTTCIEAFIDDGEYAGTIRALVDVDVTPLMGKAGKINVTLPMLPIRRINRFVANHPGYRSRSEFLARAATERFIKVPT, from the coding sequence TTGCCTTCCACCACCTGTATTGAGGCGTTCATTGATGACGGGGAATATGCAGGAACTATCCGGGCGCTGGTTGACGTGGATGTCACTCCCCTGATGGGCAAAGCCGGAAAAATTAACGTGACGCTTCCGATGCTGCCGATCCGGCGTATCAATCGGTTTGTGGCAAACCATCCTGGGTATCGCAGCCGTTCCGAGTTTCTGGCGCGTGCGGCTACCGAGCGGTTTATTAAGGTACCGACATAA
- the umuC gene encoding translesion error-prone DNA polymerase V subunit UmuC has product MFALADVNSFYASCETVFRPDLRGKPVVVLSNNDGCVIALSAEAKRLGIVMGAPYFQQKALFQQHRVNVFSSNYALYADMSQRVMTLLEEMAPGTEIYSIDEAFLNLTGVSHCMPLAQFGHQVRDRIKKEAHLTIGVGIAPTKTLAKLANHAAKKWPQTGGVVDLSSPERQRKLLALVEVADVWGVGRRISKKLSLLGIDTALQLAESSPWMIRKNFNVVLERTVRELRGEPCLALEEFAPAKQQIVCSRSFGSRITDYQHMRQAVCAYAERAAEKLRQERQYCRQVSVFVRTSPHTPGEVFYGNQAGGYLPLPSNDTRDIIRLAMAALDRIWIDGHRYMKAGVMLGDFFSQGVVQLNLFDECQPQANSAALMQILDGINQQGKGKLWFAGQGMQKSWAMKREMLSPAYTTRCADLPVAK; this is encoded by the coding sequence ATGTTCGCGCTGGCTGATGTGAACAGCTTTTACGCCAGCTGCGAAACGGTGTTTCGCCCGGACCTGCGCGGTAAGCCGGTGGTGGTGCTGAGCAATAATGACGGCTGCGTGATTGCGCTGTCGGCGGAGGCGAAGCGGCTCGGGATCGTAATGGGTGCGCCGTACTTCCAACAAAAAGCGCTGTTTCAGCAGCACCGGGTCAATGTCTTCAGCTCGAATTATGCGCTCTACGCAGATATGAGCCAGCGGGTGATGACACTACTGGAAGAGATGGCACCGGGCACCGAGATCTACTCGATCGATGAGGCATTCCTGAACCTGACCGGCGTCAGCCACTGCATGCCGCTGGCGCAGTTTGGCCATCAGGTGCGGGACCGTATTAAGAAGGAGGCGCATCTGACCATCGGCGTCGGCATTGCGCCGACCAAAACGCTGGCCAAGCTGGCTAACCACGCGGCCAAGAAGTGGCCGCAGACCGGCGGTGTGGTCGATCTCTCCAGCCCGGAACGGCAGCGTAAACTGCTGGCCCTGGTCGAAGTGGCCGACGTGTGGGGCGTAGGCCGGCGAATCAGTAAAAAACTCAGTCTGCTGGGGATCGACACGGCGTTGCAGCTGGCGGAGAGTTCGCCGTGGATGATTCGTAAGAATTTTAACGTGGTGCTGGAGCGCACTGTGCGTGAACTGCGTGGCGAACCCTGCCTTGCGCTGGAGGAGTTTGCCCCGGCGAAACAGCAGATCGTCTGCTCGCGTTCGTTCGGCAGCCGCATCACCGATTACCAGCATATGCGTCAGGCGGTGTGCGCCTATGCCGAACGGGCGGCGGAAAAACTGCGCCAGGAGCGCCAGTACTGCCGCCAGGTCTCAGTCTTTGTGCGCACCAGCCCGCACACGCCTGGCGAGGTGTTTTACGGCAATCAGGCGGGGGGATACCTGCCGCTGCCGAGTAATGATACTCGTGACATTATCCGACTGGCGATGGCGGCGCTGGATCGCATCTGGATCGACGGGCACCGCTATATGAAGGCCGGTGTGATGCTCGGCGACTTCTTCAGCCAGGGAGTGGTACAGCTGAACCTGTTTGATGAGTGCCAGCCGCAGGCCAACAGTGCCGCGCTGATGCAGATCCTCGACGGTATTAACCAGCAGGGGAAGGGCAAGCTGTGGTTTGCCGGACAGGGGATGCAGAAAAGCTGGGCGATGAAGCGTGAGATGCTGTCGCCTGCCTATACCACCCGTTGCGCTGACCTGCCCGTCGCAAAGTGA
- a CDS encoding YebY family protein → MKNWALLFIALGVSTSALAGVETVSRFDMGKDNWPFTREEMMLSCEKGNVLFAINDGTLMQYPLNEEAIAKVQAGQTHGVPIEKVLADDPNNPGHKKSLAPIIARAEKLCN, encoded by the coding sequence ATGAAAAATTGGGCATTGCTGTTTATTGCACTGGGCGTGAGCACCAGCGCGCTGGCTGGCGTTGAAACGGTCAGTCGTTTTGATATGGGCAAGGATAACTGGCCGTTTACCCGCGAAGAGATGATGCTGAGCTGCGAAAAGGGTAACGTGCTGTTTGCGATCAACGACGGTACGCTGATGCAATATCCATTGAACGAAGAGGCGATCGCCAAAGTGCAGGCCGGGCAGACGCACGGCGTGCCGATTGAGAAAGTGCTGGCGGATGACCCGAACAATCCGGGCCATAAAAAGAGCCTGGCACCGATTATCGCCCGCGCCGAGAAGCTCTGTAACTGA
- the umuD gene encoding translesion error-prone DNA polymerase V autoproteolytic subunit: MQIFKACEWPSLLALPLFLERVPCGFPSPAQDYIETRINLNDVCIAHPSATYFIRVSGDSMIGAGIGDGDMLVVDSSLTAVHGDIVVASIDGEFTVKKLQLSPVPRLVPMNRAYSPIVINPEEGLSLFGVVTFVIKPTR; the protein is encoded by the coding sequence ATGCAAATTTTTAAGGCCTGCGAGTGGCCCTCTCTGCTGGCTTTACCCCTGTTCCTTGAACGGGTGCCGTGCGGCTTTCCGTCACCGGCGCAGGACTATATTGAGACGCGCATCAATCTTAACGACGTATGCATTGCTCACCCCAGTGCCACTTACTTTATCCGCGTCAGCGGCGATTCGATGATAGGGGCGGGCATCGGCGACGGCGATATGCTGGTGGTCGACAGCTCGCTGACCGCGGTGCACGGTGATATCGTGGTGGCCTCCATCGACGGCGAGTTTACGGTAAAAAAACTGCAGCTGAGTCCGGTACCGCGGCTGGTGCCCATGAATCGTGCTTACTCGCCGATCGTCATCAACCCTGAAGAGGGGCTGAGTCTGTTCGGCGTAGTGACCTTTGTGATTAAGCCGACCCGCTGA
- a CDS encoding Hok/Gef family protein, which produces MRQHAAIPIAILIIIIITVVVVLNRKDLCELRIRSGQTEVVAVFMAYESIR; this is translated from the coding sequence ATGAGACAGCACGCGGCGATCCCGATCGCCATTCTGATCATCATCATTATTACGGTGGTGGTGGTGCTCAACAGGAAAGACCTCTGTGAGCTGCGCATCCGAAGCGGGCAAACGGAAGTTGTTGCCGTCTTTATGGCTTACGAATCCATAAGATAA